In one Paraburkholderia azotifigens genomic region, the following are encoded:
- a CDS encoding efflux RND transporter periplasmic adaptor subunit: protein MASLSNRISDFSGLAANEALARKRPLRALTLWPCLLALAALTACKKAPTEPPRPTVEVTVVTVEQKETPVDFEFTAQTQSSREVEIRARVDGFLERRLYDEGSLVKEGQVLFVMDRKPFEAALQSAKGALAQQQARLLVTKQNLARVIPLAAQNALSKKDLDDATGNEKQAEAAVIAAQGEVRTAELNLSYCTIRSPLKGLSSFARVQDGSYVTPTQSGLLTYVYQLDPMWVNFSISENELLRYREQIAKGLLRFPADNQFDVTVIQADGSIYPQKGRIDFTNPAFSQQTGTFLVRATFANPQGTLRPGQFVRAKVTGAVRPNAILVPQRAVLQGAKSHFVWVLDQDSKPHQRVVDVGDWHGDDWFVNEGLKTGERVVVDGAIRVSSDAQIKVVSAPPGSGTPGTPAAPASAPAAAASAPTATLAQTRTRPASP from the coding sequence ATGGCGTCTTTGTCGAATCGCATATCGGACTTCAGCGGGCTGGCTGCTAACGAAGCGCTGGCCCGCAAACGGCCGCTGCGGGCGCTCACGCTGTGGCCATGCCTGTTGGCGCTCGCCGCCCTCACCGCCTGCAAAAAAGCCCCCACCGAACCCCCGCGTCCGACCGTCGAAGTGACCGTCGTCACCGTCGAGCAGAAGGAAACGCCCGTCGATTTCGAGTTCACCGCGCAGACGCAGAGTTCGCGCGAAGTCGAAATCCGCGCGCGTGTCGACGGCTTTCTCGAGCGGCGGCTGTACGACGAAGGCTCGCTCGTGAAGGAAGGCCAGGTGCTGTTCGTGATGGACCGCAAGCCCTTCGAAGCCGCGCTGCAATCGGCCAAAGGCGCGCTTGCGCAACAGCAGGCGCGTCTGCTCGTCACCAAACAGAACCTCGCGCGCGTGATACCGCTGGCCGCGCAGAACGCCTTGAGCAAGAAGGATCTCGACGACGCCACGGGTAACGAGAAACAGGCCGAAGCCGCCGTGATCGCCGCGCAGGGCGAGGTGCGCACGGCCGAGCTGAACCTGAGCTACTGCACGATCCGCTCGCCGCTCAAGGGGCTCTCCAGCTTCGCGCGCGTGCAGGACGGCAGCTACGTGACGCCGACGCAATCGGGGTTGCTCACGTATGTCTACCAGCTCGATCCGATGTGGGTGAACTTCAGCATCTCCGAGAACGAACTGCTGCGCTACCGCGAGCAGATCGCGAAGGGCCTGCTGCGCTTTCCCGCCGACAACCAGTTCGACGTGACGGTGATCCAGGCCGACGGCTCGATCTATCCGCAGAAAGGCCGCATCGATTTCACGAACCCCGCGTTCAGCCAGCAGACGGGCACCTTCCTCGTGCGCGCCACCTTCGCCAATCCCCAGGGCACGCTGCGTCCGGGCCAGTTCGTGCGCGCGAAAGTGACGGGCGCCGTGCGCCCCAACGCGATCCTCGTGCCGCAGCGCGCGGTGCTGCAGGGGGCGAAGAGCCACTTCGTGTGGGTGCTCGACCAGGACTCGAAGCCGCATCAGCGCGTGGTCGACGTGGGCGACTGGCATGGCGACGACTGGTTCGTCAACGAAGGCCTGAAGACGGGCGAGCGCGTGGTGGTCGATGGCGCGATCCGCGTGTCGTCGGATGCGCAGATCAAGGTGGTCAGTGCGCCGCCGGGTTCAGGCACACCCGGTACGCCTGCCGCACCTGCGTCGGCGCCCGCGGCTGCCGCATCCGCGCCGACCGCGACGCTGGCGCAGACCCGGACACGCCCCGCGAGCCCCTGA
- the argG gene encoding argininosuccinate synthase, which produces MSTILESLPTGQKVGIAFSGGLDTSAALHWMRLKGAVPYAYTANLGQPDEDDYDSIPRRATQYGAEGARLIDCRAQLVAEGIASLQCGAFHISTAGVTYFNTTPIGRAVTGTMLVAAMKEDGVNIWGDGSTYKGNDIERFYRYGLLVNPDLKIYKPWLDQTFIDELGGRAEMSEFMQKAGFGYKMSAEKAYSTDSNLLGATHEAKDLESLESGIKIVNPIMGVAFWRDDVQIAKEEVTVRFEEGQPVALNGKTFPNAVELLLEANRIGGRHGLGMSDQIENRIIEAKSRGIYEAPGLALLFIAYERLVTGIHNEDTIEQYRENGRRLGRLLYQGRWFDPQAIMLRETAQRWVARAITGEVTIELRRGNDYSILSTKSPNLTYQPERLSMEKVASTFSPRDRIGQLTMRNLDITDTRDKLRVYSQVGLLAPGEASALPQIKGDKA; this is translated from the coding sequence ATGAGCACAATCCTCGAAAGTCTTCCGACCGGCCAGAAGGTCGGTATTGCGTTCTCAGGCGGCCTCGACACGAGCGCGGCGCTGCACTGGATGCGTCTGAAGGGCGCCGTGCCGTATGCGTATACGGCGAACCTCGGTCAGCCGGACGAAGACGACTATGACTCGATTCCGCGCCGCGCCACGCAATACGGCGCCGAGGGTGCGCGCCTGATCGATTGCCGCGCGCAGCTGGTCGCGGAAGGCATTGCCTCGCTGCAATGCGGCGCGTTCCACATTTCGACGGCCGGTGTCACGTACTTCAATACCACGCCGATCGGCCGCGCCGTGACGGGCACGATGCTCGTCGCCGCAATGAAGGAAGACGGCGTCAACATCTGGGGCGACGGCAGCACGTACAAGGGCAACGACATCGAGCGCTTCTACCGCTACGGCCTGCTCGTGAACCCGGATCTGAAGATCTACAAGCCGTGGCTCGACCAGACGTTCATCGACGAACTCGGCGGCCGCGCGGAAATGTCGGAGTTTATGCAGAAGGCGGGCTTCGGCTACAAGATGTCGGCGGAAAAGGCCTACTCGACCGATTCGAACCTGCTCGGCGCCACGCACGAAGCGAAGGATCTCGAAAGCCTCGAGAGCGGCATCAAGATCGTCAACCCGATCATGGGCGTCGCGTTCTGGCGCGACGACGTGCAGATCGCGAAGGAAGAAGTGACGGTCCGCTTCGAAGAAGGCCAGCCCGTCGCGCTGAACGGCAAGACCTTCCCGAACGCCGTCGAGCTGCTGCTCGAAGCCAATCGCATTGGCGGCCGTCACGGCCTCGGCATGAGCGACCAGATCGAGAACCGCATCATCGAGGCGAAGAGCCGCGGCATCTACGAAGCCCCGGGCCTCGCGCTGCTGTTCATCGCCTATGAGCGCCTCGTCACGGGCATTCACAACGAAGACACGATCGAGCAATACCGCGAAAACGGCCGCCGTCTCGGCCGTCTGCTGTATCAGGGCCGCTGGTTCGATCCGCAGGCCATCATGCTGCGCGAAACCGCGCAGCGCTGGGTCGCGCGCGCGATCACGGGCGAAGTGACGATCGAACTGCGCCGCGGCAACGACTATTCGATCCTCAGCACGAAGTCGCCGAATCTGACGTATCAGCCGGAGCGTCTGTCGATGGAGAAGGTCGCTTCGACGTTCTCGCCGCGCGACCGTATCGGGCAGCTGACGATGCGCAACCTCGACATCACCGACACGCGCGACAAGCTGCGTGTCTATTCGCAGGTCGGTCTGCTGGCGCCGGGCGAAGCGTCGGCGCTGCCGCAGATCAAGGGCGACAAGGCGTAA
- a CDS encoding efflux RND transporter permease subunit gives MNISHFCIDRPIFASVISIVITLGGALTMLALPTAQYPDITPPQITISATYPGASADVVANNVAAPIEQQVNGADNMIYMSSSSSSTGNLTINAYFQIGTNPELAQVDVQNRVNLALPQLPQSVTAQGVQVQKKSQAFMMVIAIYSPTERYDATYIANYANVYVLDALKRIPGANQSSIFGTPDYAMRIWLRPDRMAQLGITAADVQRAVANQNQQFAVGRLGQSPTGNPVEQSFAVTTTGRLTEPSQFENIIIRAQSGGAAIVRLKDIGRAELGQKDYSIRSRFQGKPATVLAVYQQPGANALDVSKQVRATLAEMKKSFPEGIDYEIAMDTTEFTRASISDVVHTFFEAVVLVVIVVFVFLQSLRATLIPVLAVPVSIVGTFMGMEALGFSINMLTLFGMVLAIGIVVDDAIVVIENVERNMTVHRLDPKSAAKQAMDEVAGPVVAIVLVLCAVFVPVAFLGGITGQMYKQFAITIAISVVISGVVALTLSPALAALLLKPGHHEKKGFFRWFDNQFARMTAGYTRAVRLIIKRVVIALLVFVGMIGLAVLMMRDIPTAFLPPEDQGYLLGAVIMPDAASLDRTGKVSDRISGYFMKQPAVGSITTVDGFSILDSQNKNNSSTFFVGFKSFEERYKSANIRTQNARAVLIDAYKALSQIREGIVVPLNPPSIPGLGTTGGTEMWIQSKGDATIAQFSAVVNDFVARAKQRPELTGVTNTFNADSQQLLVDVDRDKAETLGVPVEDVYSAMQTMFGSLYVSQFNRSSRLWQVILQAEPSYRLKPDDLEQIFVRSKDGSMVPLKSVVTSRYVTGPDLITRFNNFPAVKITANAAPGYASGQVISALEELATQMPSEYGIAWSGEAFEAKQSGGTSGLVFVFGLIMVFLILAAQYEKWSLPFGVLMAVPFALFGALLAILLRGLNNDVYFQIGLTMLVALAAKNAILIFEFAVLNREAGKSVFDATMTAAEERLRPIVMTSLAFILGCVPLAIATGASANSRHSIGTGVIGGMLGATAIAVFFIPMFFYVLETMSEKSGKKKDKKAGDVPPSSPGPTAGETPKVPPSAGGPAVGGGPSTSPSASREGD, from the coding sequence ATGAACATCTCCCACTTCTGCATCGACCGCCCGATCTTCGCCTCGGTCATCTCGATCGTCATCACGCTCGGCGGCGCGCTGACGATGCTCGCGCTGCCCACCGCGCAGTACCCCGACATCACGCCGCCGCAGATCACGATCTCCGCGACCTATCCGGGCGCGAGCGCCGACGTGGTCGCCAACAACGTCGCCGCGCCGATCGAGCAGCAGGTCAACGGCGCCGACAACATGATCTACATGAGCTCGTCGAGTTCTTCTACGGGCAATCTGACGATCAACGCGTACTTCCAGATCGGCACCAACCCGGAGCTTGCACAGGTCGACGTGCAGAACCGCGTGAACCTCGCGCTGCCGCAGCTGCCGCAATCGGTGACGGCGCAGGGCGTGCAGGTGCAGAAGAAATCGCAGGCGTTCATGATGGTGATCGCGATCTACTCGCCTACCGAGCGCTACGACGCCACCTACATCGCCAACTACGCGAACGTCTACGTGCTCGATGCCCTGAAGCGCATTCCCGGCGCGAACCAGTCGAGCATCTTCGGCACGCCCGACTACGCGATGCGCATCTGGCTGCGCCCCGACCGCATGGCGCAGCTGGGCATCACGGCCGCCGACGTGCAGCGCGCGGTGGCCAACCAGAACCAGCAGTTCGCCGTCGGCCGGTTAGGCCAGTCGCCGACGGGGAACCCCGTCGAGCAGTCGTTCGCCGTCACCACCACGGGCCGGCTCACCGAGCCTTCCCAGTTCGAGAACATCATCATCCGCGCGCAAAGCGGCGGCGCGGCCATCGTGCGGCTCAAGGACATCGGCCGCGCCGAACTCGGTCAGAAAGACTATTCGATCCGCAGCCGCTTCCAGGGCAAGCCCGCCACCGTGCTCGCCGTCTACCAGCAGCCGGGCGCGAACGCGCTCGACGTGTCGAAGCAGGTGCGCGCCACGCTCGCCGAGATGAAGAAGTCGTTCCCCGAAGGGATCGACTACGAGATCGCGATGGACACCACCGAGTTCACGCGCGCGTCGATCTCGGATGTGGTGCACACGTTCTTCGAAGCCGTCGTGCTGGTGGTGATCGTCGTGTTCGTGTTCCTGCAAAGCCTGCGCGCGACGCTGATCCCCGTGCTGGCCGTGCCCGTGTCGATCGTCGGCACGTTCATGGGGATGGAGGCGCTCGGCTTCTCGATCAACATGCTCACGCTGTTCGGCATGGTGCTCGCCATCGGTATCGTGGTGGACGATGCGATCGTCGTGATCGAGAACGTCGAGCGCAACATGACCGTGCACAGGCTCGATCCGAAATCGGCCGCGAAACAGGCGATGGATGAAGTCGCCGGGCCAGTCGTCGCGATCGTGCTGGTGCTGTGCGCCGTGTTCGTGCCGGTCGCGTTTCTCGGCGGCATCACGGGGCAGATGTACAAGCAGTTCGCGATCACGATTGCGATTTCCGTGGTGATCTCGGGCGTGGTTGCGCTGACATTGTCGCCCGCGCTCGCGGCCTTGCTGCTCAAGCCCGGGCATCACGAGAAGAAGGGCTTCTTCCGCTGGTTCGACAACCAGTTTGCGCGGATGACGGCGGGCTATACGCGCGCCGTACGGCTCATCATCAAGCGCGTCGTGATCGCGCTGCTGGTGTTCGTCGGCATGATCGGGCTCGCGGTGCTGATGATGCGCGACATTCCGACGGCCTTCCTGCCGCCCGAAGATCAGGGTTATCTGCTCGGCGCCGTGATCATGCCCGATGCCGCCTCGCTCGATCGCACGGGCAAGGTGTCGGACCGCATCTCCGGGTACTTCATGAAGCAGCCGGCCGTGGGCAGCATCACGACGGTCGACGGGTTCAGCATTCTCGACAGCCAGAACAAGAACAATTCGTCGACGTTCTTCGTCGGCTTCAAGAGCTTCGAGGAGCGCTACAAGTCCGCGAACATCCGCACGCAGAATGCGCGCGCCGTGCTGATCGATGCGTACAAGGCGCTCTCGCAGATCCGCGAAGGCATCGTCGTGCCCCTCAATCCGCCGTCGATTCCGGGCCTCGGCACGACGGGCGGCACCGAGATGTGGATCCAGAGCAAGGGCGACGCGACCATCGCGCAGTTTTCCGCGGTGGTGAACGACTTCGTCGCGCGCGCGAAGCAGCGGCCCGAACTCACGGGTGTGACCAACACGTTCAATGCCGATTCGCAGCAGCTGCTCGTCGACGTGGACCGCGACAAGGCCGAGACGCTCGGCGTGCCCGTGGAAGACGTCTACAGCGCAATGCAGACGATGTTCGGCTCGCTCTATGTATCGCAGTTCAACCGGTCGAGCCGCCTGTGGCAGGTCATTTTGCAGGCCGAGCCGTCGTATCGCCTGAAGCCCGACGATCTCGAACAGATCTTCGTGCGCAGCAAGGACGGCAGCATGGTGCCGCTGAAGTCGGTGGTGACCTCGCGCTACGTGACGGGACCGGACCTGATCACGCGCTTCAACAACTTCCCGGCCGTGAAGATCACGGCGAACGCGGCGCCCGGCTATGCGTCGGGCCAGGTGATCAGCGCGCTCGAGGAACTCGCGACACAGATGCCGTCGGAATACGGCATCGCGTGGAGCGGCGAGGCGTTCGAGGCGAAGCAGTCGGGCGGCACCTCGGGGCTCGTGTTCGTGTTCGGCCTGATCATGGTGTTCCTGATTCTGGCCGCGCAGTACGAGAAGTGGAGCCTGCCGTTCGGCGTGCTGATGGCGGTGCCGTTCGCGCTGTTCGGCGCGCTGCTCGCGATCCTGCTGCGCGGGCTGAACAACGACGTGTACTTCCAGATCGGCCTGACGATGCTGGTGGCGCTCGCGGCGAAGAACGCCATTCTCATCTTCGAGTTTGCGGTGCTCAACCGCGAGGCGGGCAAGTCGGTGTTCGACGCGACGATGACGGCGGCCGAGGAGCGGCTGCGCCCGATCGTGATGACGTCGCTCGCGTTCATTCTGGGTTGCGTGCCGCTGGCGATTGCCACGGGGGCGTCGGCGAACAGCCGGCATTCGATCGGCACGGGCGTGATCGGCGGGATGCTGGGGGCCACCGCGATTGCCGTGTTCTTCATTCCGATGTTCTTCTATGTGCTGGAGACGATGTCGGAGAAAAGCGGCAAGAAGAAGGACAAGAAGGCGGGGGATGTGCCGCCTTCTTCACCGGGACCGACGGCGGGTGAGACGCCGAAGGTGCCGCCGTCTGCGGGTGGTCCCGCTGTCGGCGGCGGGCCGAGCACGAGCCCGTCTGCATCGCGCGAGGGTGACTGA
- a CDS encoding response regulator transcription factor: protein MDADKRFVAVVDDDTSVCRAIQRLLRSVGITADVFPSGDEFLYALGATPHYDPGCVILDIQMPGTDGVEVQRRLHGRKLPAIFITAYDDDEMREQVMAAGAQAYFSKPFDDAVFIQSVCVALGVQRSG, encoded by the coding sequence ATGGACGCGGACAAACGCTTTGTTGCCGTAGTCGACGACGACACCTCCGTCTGTCGGGCAATCCAGCGGCTGTTGCGTTCCGTCGGCATTACGGCGGATGTCTTTCCGAGCGGCGACGAGTTTCTGTATGCGCTCGGCGCAACCCCCCACTACGATCCCGGCTGCGTGATCCTGGACATCCAGATGCCCGGCACCGATGGCGTCGAAGTGCAGCGCAGACTTCACGGACGCAAGCTGCCCGCGATCTTCATCACCGCGTACGACGACGATGAGATGCGCGAGCAGGTCATGGCAGCGGGCGCGCAGGCGTACTTCAGCAAGCCGTTCGACGATGCCGTATTCATTCAGAGCGTATGTGTCGCATTAGGCGTCCAGCGTTCTGGTTAG
- a CDS encoding TAXI family TRAP transporter solute-binding subunit — protein sequence MPRDHQTFHRNQKTPMTPRRRWLFAAGAILLLTALGWGLYTVIEPAFQTRIVITTGADKGIYRGFAERYAPLLKRDGVTLDIRSSSGSVENYRRLKDPASEYEVGFIQSGTTVPQETDRLQTIAAVSYEPIWVFYRDTGTVNRLAQLRGKRIGVGVPGSGLLEVSRVLLGYSGITRDNAQLVEMDAPKAWRCLEDGCLDAAFFIGRPDAPMQQTLLNSDLKLMSFAQADALVQKFPSLKKVTFPRASTSIVNDSPQADVTLLAATALLVAKDTLHPALVYLLLDAAKTVHAGEDYFTPLGAFPNLNTDEFPISNESERYFKSGRPFLQRYLPFWLASFIERRLLILLPFMAVLIGVVQALPRMLESRIKKRFVAGYRALKRLEDEIWKTTRPSAEQVSQWRDEIELIDEQASHIRVPTRYLHDVYALKQAISVVRHRIAMAAAGVREGS from the coding sequence ATGCCGAGGGACCATCAAACGTTTCATCGCAATCAGAAGACGCCCATGACGCCGCGGCGCCGCTGGCTGTTCGCCGCCGGCGCGATCCTGTTGCTGACCGCGCTGGGGTGGGGGCTGTACACGGTGATCGAGCCTGCCTTCCAGACCCGTATCGTCATTACGACGGGCGCGGACAAGGGCATCTATCGCGGCTTCGCCGAACGCTACGCGCCGCTGCTCAAGCGCGATGGCGTGACGCTCGACATCCGCAGTTCGTCGGGCTCCGTCGAGAACTACCGGCGCCTGAAAGATCCCGCGAGCGAATACGAGGTCGGCTTCATTCAATCGGGCACCACCGTGCCGCAGGAAACGGATCGGCTGCAGACGATCGCCGCCGTTTCGTATGAACCGATCTGGGTGTTCTATCGCGATACCGGGACGGTCAACCGTCTCGCGCAGCTGCGCGGCAAGCGGATCGGCGTCGGCGTGCCGGGCAGCGGTCTGCTGGAGGTTTCGCGGGTCTTGCTGGGCTATAGCGGCATTACGCGCGACAACGCGCAGCTCGTCGAAATGGACGCGCCGAAAGCCTGGCGCTGCCTCGAAGACGGCTGTCTGGATGCGGCGTTTTTCATCGGCAGGCCGGATGCGCCGATGCAGCAGACGCTGCTGAACAGCGATCTGAAGCTGATGAGTTTCGCCCAGGCCGACGCGCTCGTGCAGAAGTTTCCTTCGCTGAAGAAGGTGACGTTTCCGCGCGCATCGACGAGCATCGTCAACGACAGTCCGCAAGCGGATGTCACGTTGCTGGCCGCGACGGCGCTGCTCGTCGCGAAGGACACGCTGCATCCGGCGCTCGTCTACCTGCTGCTCGACGCCGCGAAAACCGTGCATGCGGGCGAAGACTATTTCACGCCGCTCGGCGCGTTTCCCAATCTGAATACCGACGAATTCCCCATTTCCAATGAGAGCGAGCGTTATTTCAAGTCGGGGCGTCCTTTTCTGCAGCGCTATTTGCCGTTCTGGCTCGCGAGCTTCATCGAACGGCGCCTGCTGATCCTGCTGCCGTTCATGGCCGTGCTGATCGGCGTGGTGCAGGCTCTGCCGCGCATGCTGGAGTCGCGCATCAAGAAGCGCTTCGTGGCCGGGTATCGTGCGCTCAAACGGCTGGAAGACGAGATCTGGAAGACCACGCGGCCGTCGGCGGAACAGGTCTCGCAGTGGCGCGACGAAATCGAGCTGATCGACGAGCAGGCGAGCCATATACGCGTGCCGACGCGTTACCTGCACGACGTCTACGCGCTAAAGCAGGCCATCAGCGTGGTGCGGCATCGCATTGCGATGGCGGCGGCCGGGGTGCGCGAAGGGTCCTGA